A single Streptomyces sp. Edi2 DNA region contains:
- a CDS encoding uracil-DNA glycosylase, giving the protein MLPESWRGVLGEELEKPYFKELTDFVEQERAAGPVYPPREQVFAALEATPYDQVKVLILGQDPYHGAGQGHGLCFSVQPGVKTPPSLRNIYKEMKEELGHPVPDNGYLMPWARQGVLLLNAVLTVREAEPNSHKGKGWEKVTDAVIRAVASRPDPAVFVLWGNYAKKKLPLIDEERHAVVQGAHPSPLSAKKFFGSRPFTQIDAAVAAQGHAPIDWRIPDLG; this is encoded by the coding sequence ATGCTGCCCGAATCCTGGCGAGGGGTCCTCGGCGAGGAGTTGGAGAAGCCCTATTTCAAGGAGCTCACCGACTTCGTCGAGCAGGAGCGGGCCGCCGGGCCGGTCTACCCGCCCCGCGAGCAGGTCTTCGCGGCGCTGGAGGCGACGCCTTACGACCAGGTGAAGGTGCTCATCCTGGGCCAGGACCCGTACCACGGCGCGGGCCAGGGACACGGCCTGTGTTTCTCCGTGCAGCCCGGGGTCAAGACGCCGCCGTCGCTGCGGAACATCTACAAGGAGATGAAGGAAGAGCTGGGCCACCCGGTTCCGGACAACGGATATCTGATGCCCTGGGCCCGGCAGGGGGTGCTGCTGCTGAACGCCGTCCTCACGGTCCGCGAGGCCGAGCCCAATTCGCACAAGGGCAAGGGATGGGAGAAGGTCACCGACGCGGTCATCCGTGCCGTGGCCTCCCGGCCCGACCCGGCGGTCTTCGTGCTCTGGGGGAATTACGCCAAGAAGAAGCTGCCGCTGATCGACGAGGAGCGGCACGCGGTGGTGCAGGGTGCGCACCCCTCCCCGCTGTCGGCGAAGAAGTTCTTCGGCTCCCGCCCCTTCACCCAGATCGATGCGGCGGTCGCCGCACAGGGGCATGCCCCGATCGACTGGCGCATCCCTGACCTGGGCTGA